From a region of the Zingiber officinale cultivar Zhangliang chromosome 10B, Zo_v1.1, whole genome shotgun sequence genome:
- the LOC122029127 gene encoding BTB/POZ domain-containing protein At5g03250-like: MATMRLGSKPEEFQLEGQTWICKNELLSDISIKVGEVFFQLHKFPLINRSGLLHKMISEWHNDDDAKDCILELHDIPSGAKTFELVAKFCYDVRIELNSLNVVALRCASEYLEMTEHYGGGNLMMQTENFLEEVLGYWSDSMKALLTCKDALPHAEELNIVSRCINSLAGKACADPTLFSWPTDGQGSMKNVGASVLWNGIGTTGRERSPGADWWYKDVTFLDFPIYKRLILAMKSKDMKAEDIAGSLVQYANRWLPGLTRHSGSQESCNTFNSSSSLIQLESDQRVLLEQIVELLPLEKGVTSSKFLLGFLRSAIILQASPLCRENLEKRVGAQLEDATLEDLLIPNLGYSIETLYDVDCMQRILDYFISVNHPERSLTTSPCVEDEGQLIASSTALTSMTMVAKLVDGYLAEVASDVNLKIQKFQSLGALIPDYARPSDDGIYRAIDVFLKSHPWLTDSEREQLCRLMNCQKLSLEACTHAAQNERLPLRVIVQVLFFEQLRLRTTIASWFFANDNTDINPDINAPRMLPKINSRHNQEDQDFQNLSYEEMRSRVFELERECSSIREEVKKMEKPKSNWNILIGKFGHGMRLKRSGSTKK, from the exons ATGGCAACAATGAGGCTCGGTTCCAAGCCGGAAGAGTTTCAATTGGAAGGTCAAACTTG GATATGTAAGAATGAATTGCTCAGTGATATCTCAATCAAGGTCGGAGAGGTGTTCTTTCAGCTCCACAAG TTTCCATTGATTAACAGAAGTGGGTTGCTGCACAAAATGATCAGCGAATGGCACAACGATGATGATGCAAAAGATTGCATACTCGAGCTTCATGACATCCCTAGCGGCGCCAAGACTTTTGAGCTTGTCGCAAAGTTTTGCTATGATGTGAGGATAGAGTTGAATTCTTTGAATGTGGTTGCTCTTCGATGTGCTTCCGAATACCTCGAGATGACTGAACATTATGGAGGAGGAAATCTGATGATGCAAACTGAAAACTTCCTCGAAGAGGTTCTCGGGTATTGGAGCGACTCAATGAAAGCACTCTTAACATGTAAGGATGCTCTTCCTCATGCGGAAGAGCTCAACATTGTGAGTAGATGTATCAATTCATTGGCTGGAAAGGCATGTGCTGATCCGACGCTATTTAGTTGGCCAACCGATGGACAAGGTAGCATGAAGAACGTGGGGGCTAGTGTACTTTGGAATGGAATTGGAACAACGGGAAGGGAAAGGTCCCCAGGTGCTGATTGGTGGTATAAAGATGTTACTTTCCTCGACTTTCCTATCTATAAGAGGCTGATTCTTGCTATGAAGTCGAAAGACATGAAGGCAGAGGACATTGCGGGATCTTTGGTGCAATATGCAAACAGATGGCTTCCGGGATTGACTAGGCACTCAGGCTCACAAGAAAGTTGCAATACCTTCAATTCGTCCAGCTCTTTGATTCAATTGGAAAGTGACCAAAGGGTTCTACTCGAACAGATAGTCGAGCTCCTGCCCCTGGAAAAGGGTGTCACTTCTTCCAAGTTTTTGCTTGGCTTTCTCCGGAGCGCTATAATACTACAAGCAAGTCCCCTTTGCAGGGAGAATTTGGAAAAGAGGGTGGGGGCTCAATTAGAGGATGCTACACTAGAAGATCTCCTAATACCCAATCTCGGTTACTCAATTGAAACTCTTTACGACGTCGACTGCATGCAAAGAATCCTTGACTATTTCATTTCTGTTAACCACCCGGAACGATCCTTGACGACTTCACCTTGCGTGGAGGATGAGGGACAGTTGATTGCCTCCTCTACGGCACTGACATCTATGACCATGGTAGCAAAGCTGGTGGATGGCTACCTTGCAGAAGTAGCTTCGGATGTTAATTTAAAGATTCAAAAGTTTCAATCCTTGGGGGCTTTAATTCCTGACTATGCCAGGCCATCAGATGATGGAATCTACCGTGCTATCGATGTTTTCTTAAAG TCACATCCGTGGCTAACAGATTCGGAGCGGGAACAACTTTGTCGACTAATGAACTGCCAGAAGCTCTCTTTGGAGGCATGCACACATGCGGCACAGAACGAGAGACTGCCTCTTCGGGTCATTGTGCAAGTGCTCTTCTTCGAGCAACTTCGCTTGAGGACGACTATAGCAAGTTGGTTTTTCGCCAATGATAACACGGACATTAACCCTGATATTAATGCTCCTCGTATGCTACCAAAGATCAATAGCCGCCACAACCAAGAAGACCAAGATTTCCAGAACTTGAGCTACGAAGAGATGCGATCCAGAGTATTTGAACTAGAGAGGGAGTGCTCAAGCATAAGAGAAGAAGTCAAAAAGATGGAAAAGCCGAAAAGTAATTGGAACATCTTAATAGGGAAATTTGGACATGGGATGAGATTGAAGCGGTCTGGTAGTACAAAAAAATAA